In Gossypium raimondii isolate GPD5lz chromosome 12, ASM2569854v1, whole genome shotgun sequence, a single window of DNA contains:
- the LOC105763615 gene encoding uncharacterized protein LOC105763615 isoform X2, with protein sequence MEKPPIWPPSRKIRSCRHAENEENGSNECSLADQDNNERATEEVKKLGFNPLQQLFLVALQALIQISKSTWERKFNVFKQWGWSDEDIVSAFEKYPRCMLFSEHKISENMDFFVNTMGCKSSYISNHPVLLSYSLEKRIIPRCSVLKALLSKGLIEKFNVNSIMVCTEKVFLQRFVTPFEDPYFLKLYEEKQTLTLDTMDKCDFHVLR encoded by the exons ATGGAAAAGCCACCCATTTGGCCGCCTAGTCGTAAAATCAGAAGCTGCAGGCATGCCGAAAACGAAGAAAATGGTTCAAATGAATGCAGCCTAGCCGACCAAGACAACAACGA AAGAGCAACTGAAGAAGTAAAGAAATTGGGTTTTAATCCTTTACAGCAGCTTTTCCTTGTAGCTCTTCAAGCTTTGATACAAATCAGCAAATCAACATGGGAAAGGAAATTCAATGTTTTTAAGCAATGGGGTTGGTCCGATGAAGATATTGTTTCTGCTTTTGAGAAGTATCCTAGGTGTATGCTCTTTTCCGAGCACAAGATCTCTGAGAATATGGATTTCTTTGTCAATACAATGGGGTGCAAATCTTCGTATATTTCAAACCATCCGGTTCTTCTTTCGTATAGCTTGGAGAAGAGAATTATCCCTAGGTGTTCAGTTCTTAAGGCTCTGTTATCCAAAGGTTTGATCGAGAAGTTCAATGTTAATTCTATAATGGTGTGTACTGAAAAAGTGTTCCTCCAGAGATTTGTGACCCCTTTTGAGGATCCTTATTTTTTGAAGTTATATGAGGAGAAGCAGACTCTAACATTAGATACCATGGACAAATGCGACTTTCATGTTTTGAGGtag
- the LOC105763615 gene encoding uncharacterized protein LOC105763615 isoform X1, whose translation MIETMFYSFSIRGGIAGISPASQCLSFIQNYAKNSLSSRFISKIPSYEPSFTVSYLINSCGFSPESAFSVSETVHFESPQKPDSVIGFLKNHGFSQSQIRSLINRRPKLLLANPDKSLLPKFQFFYSKRISSSELRRILSLNPHVLEYDLANRIVPSFNFFKDLTQCSDDKVFLAYKNCSGILTRNLEFIFTPNLAILREKGVPESVLMNKLLVHPRIFAVNPENFRRATEEVKKLGFNPLQQLFLVALQALIQISKSTWERKFNVFKQWGWSDEDIVSAFEKYPRCMLFSEHKISENMDFFVNTMGCKSSYISNHPVLLSYSLEKRIIPRCSVLKALLSKGLIEKFNVNSIMVCTEKVFLQRFVTPFEDPYFLKLYEEKQTLTLDTMDKCDFHVLR comes from the coding sequence ATGATTGAAACCATGTTTTATTCCTTCTCCATTAGAGGTGGGATTGCAGGGATTTCACCAGCATCTCAATGTCTCAGCTTTATTCAAAACTATGCAAAAAattcattatcttctagattcaTTTCAAAGATTCCAAGCTATGAACCCTCCTTTACAGTTTCTTATCTTATAAACTCTTGTGGGTTCTCTCCAGAATCTGCTTTCTCAGTTTCTGAAACAGTCCACTTTGAATCCCCCCAAAAGCCTGACTCTGTAATTGGCTTCCTCAAGAACCATGGCTTTTCACAATCTCAAATCAGAAGCCTCATTAATAGGAGACCTAAATTGCTTTTGGCAAATCCTGATAAATCCCTTTTGCCTAAATTCCAATTCTTTTACTCCAAAAGGATTTCAAGTTCTGAGCTTAGAAGAATCTTATCTTTAAACCCTCATGTTTTAGAATATGATTTAGCTAACAGAATTGTCCCCAGTTTCAATTTCTTTAAGGATTTAACTCAGTGTAGTGATGATAAGGTTTTTCTGGCTTACAAGAATTGTTCAGGCATTCTTACACGTAATTTAGAGTTCATTTTCACTCCGAATCTCGCAATTTTGCGAGAAAAAGGGGTTCCTGAATCGGTTCTTATGAATAAACTACTTGTTCACCCAAGAATCTTTGCTGTGAATCCTGAAAATTTCAGAAGAGCAACTGAAGAAGTAAAGAAATTGGGTTTTAATCCTTTACAGCAGCTTTTCCTTGTAGCTCTTCAAGCTTTGATACAAATCAGCAAATCAACATGGGAAAGGAAATTCAATGTTTTTAAGCAATGGGGTTGGTCCGATGAAGATATTGTTTCTGCTTTTGAGAAGTATCCTAGGTGTATGCTCTTTTCCGAGCACAAGATCTCTGAGAATATGGATTTCTTTGTCAATACAATGGGGTGCAAATCTTCGTATATTTCAAACCATCCGGTTCTTCTTTCGTATAGCTTGGAGAAGAGAATTATCCCTAGGTGTTCAGTTCTTAAGGCTCTGTTATCCAAAGGTTTGATCGAGAAGTTCAATGTTAATTCTATAATGGTGTGTACTGAAAAAGTGTTCCTCCAGAGATTTGTGACCCCTTTTGAGGATCCTTATTTTTTGAAGTTATATGAGGAGAAGCAGACTCTAACATTAGATACCATGGACAAATGCGACTTTCATGTTTTGAGGtag